From Sceloporus undulatus isolate JIND9_A2432 ecotype Alabama chromosome 6, SceUnd_v1.1, whole genome shotgun sequence, one genomic window encodes:
- the AREG gene encoding amphiregulin produces the protein MPALESLLLPLLLLLWSSVYQQAAGAGLNVTEQEQDLPTLGTPNKPATEMVSSGVDYKEEDIKEVMAPQFLVSDSGRGELQLKKPEKPEGGKKNSNKQKKKGNKEKKNKKKNRTPCEGEFKNFCVHGECKYIENLQAVRCKCLPDYFGERCVEQFLKTHRSDDNATSNSLLASIVGVVVGLTLLCFAIIVIVIIVQVRKKCPKYDEKEERKKLRHENRSCSNGV, from the exons ATGCCTGCCTTGGAGtccctgctgctgcctctgctgctgctgctctggagCTCAG TGTACCAGCAGGCAGCCGGAGCAGGGCTAAATGTGACAGAACAAGAGCAAGATCTGCCTACCTTGGGGACTCCCAACAAGCCTGCAACTGAGATGGTTTCGTCTGGAGTTGACTATAAAGAGGAAGATATAAAGGAGGTGATGGCACCACAGTTTCTTGTGAGTGACTCAGGTAGAG GTGAATTGCAATTGAAGAAACCAGAGAAACCAGAAGGTGGAAAAAAGAACtctaacaaacaaaaaaagaagggaaataaagagaagaagaataaaaagaaaaatagaactcCATGTGAAGGCGAATTTAAAAATTTCTGCGTTCATGGTGAATGCAAATACATTGAAAATCTCCAAGCAGTGAGATGCAA GTGCCTTCCAGATTACTTTGGTGAACGTTgtgttgaacagttcttgaaGACACATAGAAGTGATGATAATGCAACAAGTAACTCattacttgcatccattgtgggaGTAGTTGTTGGACTTACACTCCTCTGTTTTGCCATCATTGTTATCGTTATCATAGTCCA GGTAAGAAAAAAATGTCCCAAATATgatgaaaaagaggaaaggaaaaagctCCGGCATGAAAATAGAAGTTGCAGCAATGGAGTTTAA